A region of Streptomyces sp. R44 DNA encodes the following proteins:
- a CDS encoding CoA transferase — protein sequence MDNTVRTSTELLWSALGGDPALVDRVEYGGVSGLLPARLPVMDLARGAVAACSLAAVEHAGLPGPVRVDDGAVATAFVSERHLRVDGRAPVNFAPLSRFWRAADGWVRTHANYPHHRAALLAALGVPDSVEAVAAAIGERKAVEVETAVYAAGGLAVALRTPEEWAAGEQGREVAARPLLTRERLDEAAPRAAAGRPLRVLDLTRVIAGPVATRTLALLGADVLRIDPPGNPELPDQHADTGVGKRTAALDLDRPSDRRTFEELLDSADVLVTGYRPGALDRFDLERPGLVTARLSAWGDYGPWGGRRGFDSLVQVATGIAVTEGSASEPGALPAQALDHGTGYLLAAAVLRSLTEQRQEGGSRLVRMALAQTGHWLTHSLPRYEPERYLVETEGPLGRLRHAVSPVSYEDGPASWTRPPGVAGTDAPEWAGA from the coding sequence ATGGACAACACAGTGCGCACGAGTACGGAGTTGCTGTGGTCGGCCCTGGGCGGCGATCCCGCCCTCGTCGACCGGGTGGAGTACGGCGGGGTGTCCGGGCTGCTGCCCGCGCGGCTTCCGGTGATGGACCTGGCACGCGGCGCGGTCGCGGCCTGCTCGCTCGCCGCGGTGGAGCACGCGGGGCTTCCGGGGCCGGTGCGGGTGGACGACGGGGCCGTCGCCACCGCCTTCGTGAGCGAGCGTCATCTGCGGGTCGACGGGCGGGCGCCGGTGAACTTCGCGCCGCTCTCCCGCTTCTGGCGTGCGGCCGACGGGTGGGTCCGTACGCACGCCAACTACCCCCACCACCGAGCGGCGTTGCTCGCGGCGCTCGGGGTCCCGGACTCGGTGGAGGCCGTCGCGGCGGCGATCGGGGAGCGGAAGGCCGTCGAGGTCGAGACGGCGGTGTACGCGGCCGGGGGCCTGGCCGTCGCCCTGCGGACGCCCGAGGAATGGGCGGCGGGCGAGCAGGGCCGGGAGGTGGCGGCGCGGCCGCTGCTGACCCGGGAGCGGCTGGACGAGGCGGCGCCCCGGGCCGCGGCCGGGCGGCCGCTGCGGGTCCTCGACCTGACCCGGGTGATCGCCGGTCCGGTCGCGACCCGGACGCTCGCGCTGCTCGGCGCGGACGTGCTGCGGATCGACCCGCCGGGGAACCCGGAACTGCCGGACCAGCACGCGGACACGGGCGTCGGCAAGCGGACGGCGGCGCTGGATCTGGACCGTCCGTCGGACCGGCGGACGTTCGAAGAACTCCTCGACTCCGCCGACGTGCTGGTGACCGGCTACCGGCCGGGCGCGCTGGACCGGTTCGACCTGGAGCGGCCGGGCCTGGTGACCGCCCGGCTCTCCGCCTGGGGCGACTACGGGCCGTGGGGCGGGCGGCGCGGCTTCGACTCCCTGGTGCAGGTGGCGACGGGCATCGCGGTCACGGAGGGCTCGGCCTCGGAGCCGGGTGCGCTGCCGGCTCAGGCGCTGGACCACGGCACGGGGTATCTGCTTGCGGCGGCGGTGCTGCGGTCGCTGACGGAGCAGCGCCAGGAGGGCGGCAGCCGGCTCGTCCGCATGGCCCTGGCCCAGACGGGCCACTGGCTGACGCACTCGCTGCCGCGGTACGAGCCGGAGCGGTACCTCGTCGAGACGGAGGGCCCGCTGGGGCGGCTGCGGCACGCGGTGTCGCCGGTCTCGTACGAGGACGGTCCGGCTTCCTGGACCCGGCCCCCGGGCGTCGCGGGGACGGACGCGCCGGAGTGGGCCGGGGCCTGA